The following proteins come from a genomic window of Neptunomonas concharum:
- a CDS encoding FAD:protein FMN transferase, with amino-acid sequence MDNGFRILKWPAALLLAFLFLSGCSKQPAETILSLNGMTMGTTYTVKWVSVDDVHTQSAQIQKEITQALVDVNQSMSTYIDDSELSKFNQMPSGAGVIASEPLFFVLALAESISEATLGAFDVTVGPLVNLWGFGPDKRIIKAPSDALVEQRLTEIGYQFLELNPETRQITKTKPLYVDLSAIAKGYGVDVLAAILETHGIVNYLVEIGGELRTSGRKPGNQDWRIAIESPTQGERQVQKIIRISDTGIATSGDYRNYFEEDGIRYAHTIDPKTGRPITHKLASVTVLMPTCAEADALATAFMVMGEEAAYEYASKNQIDAFFIVKSETGFIEKMTPGFEKRLVK; translated from the coding sequence ATGGATAACGGCTTTCGTATCCTGAAATGGCCGGCAGCACTGCTGCTGGCCTTTTTGTTTCTGAGTGGGTGTTCAAAACAACCAGCTGAAACAATACTGTCCCTAAATGGCATGACGATGGGGACTACCTACACTGTGAAATGGGTTTCAGTGGATGATGTACATACCCAATCAGCACAGATTCAAAAAGAAATTACGCAGGCTCTGGTTGATGTTAACCAGTCCATGTCTACGTACATTGATGATTCAGAATTATCTAAGTTTAACCAGATGCCTTCAGGCGCAGGGGTAATAGCCTCTGAGCCACTGTTTTTTGTATTGGCTTTAGCAGAATCTATTAGCGAGGCAACTCTGGGGGCATTTGATGTAACAGTCGGTCCCTTAGTCAATTTGTGGGGCTTTGGGCCCGATAAACGTATTATTAAAGCGCCTTCTGATGCATTGGTTGAGCAGCGCTTAACTGAAATCGGTTACCAATTTTTAGAACTTAATCCTGAAACGCGACAGATCACAAAAACTAAACCTCTTTATGTTGATCTCTCTGCTATCGCGAAAGGTTATGGTGTTGATGTTCTCGCCGCTATCCTTGAAACGCATGGAATAGTGAACTATCTGGTTGAAATTGGGGGTGAACTGCGGACTTCAGGTCGTAAACCCGGTAACCAAGATTGGCGCATAGCCATTGAAAGCCCCACGCAAGGTGAGCGTCAGGTACAAAAAATTATCCGTATCAGTGATACCGGTATTGCTACATCGGGTGACTATCGTAATTATTTTGAAGAGGATGGCATCCGCTACGCTCATACCATTGACCCTAAGACGGGGAGACCCATTACGCATAAGCTGGCGTCAGTAACGGTTTTAATGCCAACCTGTGCAGAGGCTGATGCATTGGCAACCGCATTTATGGTTATGGGCGAGGAGGCCGCCTATGAATATGCATCAAAAAATCAAATTGATGCGTTTTTTATAGTAAAATCTGAAACAGGGTTTATTGAAAAAATGACACCAGGATTTGAAAAGCGTCTGGTGAAGTGA
- the nqrM gene encoding (Na+)-NQR maturation NqrM: MDIFFLVFAGLMLVVLAMSVGVLLGRKPIAGSCGGMASLGMDTACDICGGDKTICDDEDEKSRRIAELAKLDELTYEVKAKG; encoded by the coding sequence TTGGATATTTTCTTTCTTGTGTTTGCAGGCTTAATGTTGGTTGTACTGGCGATGTCAGTAGGTGTCCTTTTAGGGCGCAAGCCGATAGCAGGCTCCTGTGGTGGAATGGCATCACTGGGTATGGATACTGCCTGTGATATTTGTGGTGGTGATAAAACCATTTGTGACGATGAAGATGAAAAAAGCCGTCGCATCGCGGAGTTAGCTAAATTAGATGAGCTGACTTATGAGGTTAAGGCGAAAGGCTAA
- the sthA gene encoding Si-specific NAD(P)(+) transhydrogenase: MAVYEYDVVVIGSGPAGEGAAMNAAKHGRRVAVIEEQETVGGNCTHKGTIPSKALRHSVKQIIEFNTNPMFRDIGEPRWFSFPKVLKRAEKVMSNQVMLRTNFYARNRVDVFFGRAEFEDKNTVLVKGTVKGTETLRAKNIIIATGSRPYTPADIDFSHPRIYNSDTILKLSHTPRTLIIYGAGVIGSEYCSIFSGLGVKVDLIDTQDRLLSFLDGEISDALSYHLRNTAVKIRHNEEYESVEGDDHGVILNLKSGKRIRADAFLWCNGRTGNTDNLNIEATGLAPNSRGQLSVDGHYRTEVEGIYAVGDVIGWPSLASAALDQGRSAAADLVGSDYFRYINEVPTGIYTIPEISSIGKTEEELTKECIPYEVGQAFFKDTARAQISSQPVGMLKILFHRETLAILGIHCFGDQASEIVHIGQAIMRQEGAANTIEYFVNTTFNYPTMAEAYRVAAIAGLNRISNL; encoded by the coding sequence ATGGCTGTTTATGAGTATGACGTAGTTGTCATCGGTTCTGGACCTGCTGGCGAAGGGGCTGCAATGAATGCAGCTAAGCATGGTCGCCGTGTAGCGGTAATTGAAGAGCAGGAGACTGTTGGTGGAAACTGTACCCACAAAGGTACAATCCCTTCAAAGGCGTTGCGTCACTCAGTTAAGCAGATCATTGAGTTCAACACTAACCCAATGTTCCGTGACATTGGTGAGCCTCGTTGGTTCTCGTTTCCAAAAGTCTTAAAACGTGCCGAAAAGGTTATGTCCAATCAGGTGATGCTGAGAACCAACTTTTATGCACGAAATCGTGTTGATGTATTCTTTGGGCGTGCGGAGTTTGAAGATAAAAATACCGTACTGGTGAAAGGAACAGTCAAAGGTACAGAAACCTTAAGAGCTAAGAATATTATTATTGCGACGGGGTCGCGGCCTTACACGCCTGCTGATATCGACTTTTCCCACCCACGGATATACAACTCCGACACGATACTTAAATTAAGCCACACACCGCGTACGTTGATCATTTATGGTGCTGGTGTCATCGGTAGTGAGTACTGTTCTATCTTTAGTGGCTTAGGGGTGAAAGTCGACTTGATCGACACCCAAGATCGTTTATTGTCTTTCTTAGACGGTGAAATATCGGATGCACTGAGTTACCACCTGCGTAATACTGCCGTTAAGATTCGCCATAACGAAGAGTATGAAAGCGTCGAAGGGGATGATCACGGCGTGATTTTAAACCTAAAATCCGGTAAGCGTATTCGAGCTGATGCTTTCTTATGGTGCAATGGTCGTACGGGTAATACTGATAATTTAAATATTGAAGCAACGGGGTTGGCGCCAAATAGCCGTGGCCAATTATCTGTTGATGGTCACTATCGTACAGAGGTCGAAGGGATTTATGCGGTAGGCGATGTTATTGGTTGGCCGAGTTTAGCTTCTGCTGCTCTGGATCAAGGGCGTTCGGCGGCGGCTGATCTGGTTGGTTCTGATTATTTCCGTTACATCAATGAGGTTCCAACCGGTATTTACACCATTCCTGAAATCAGTTCTATCGGTAAAACCGAAGAGGAACTGACTAAAGAGTGCATCCCTTATGAAGTAGGGCAGGCATTCTTTAAAGATACTGCACGCGCGCAAATTTCCAGCCAGCCTGTCGGTATGCTAAAAATTCTTTTCCATCGTGAAACCTTAGCCATTTTAGGGATTCACTGTTTTGGTGATCAGGCATCAGAGATTGTACATATCGGGCAAGCGATCATGCGCCAGGAAGGGGCTGCAAATACTATCGAGTACTTTGTTAATACGACCTTCAACTATCCCACGATGGCAGAAGCATATCGTGTAGCGGCCATCGCTGGTTTAAACCGGATTTCAAATCTATAA
- a CDS encoding DNA replication terminus site-binding protein, translating into MAVSATLLSEIEDAFDAMSNSLRLFDERLYQSSLSISLPWVKEPGLQKQIARELYNDLWHKDHQDGRKTTTNYGLVGANESLIVAAKHLNHHKARLKTAIANLKKSELPQLHEHLHKRSIALANSLNQTGLARLHLKQCYRQIPLLESRPDSVRFSWYSSGRSIRKLSVEEAMGRLLKLDISQPHIQIQLEKLSALHQATPLAQIQQQVPVIRANFSWKTTDNHWQRQARNCPLPILIPLNEGDTLPEHNILPTEPPEQRNRALRSDSKIDPTPFLSSLRIHLYRN; encoded by the coding sequence ATGGCCGTTTCTGCTACACTTTTATCTGAGATAGAAGACGCTTTTGACGCCATGAGCAACAGTTTGCGACTCTTTGATGAGCGGCTTTACCAATCATCTTTATCCATATCGCTCCCGTGGGTAAAAGAGCCTGGATTGCAGAAGCAGATAGCTCGAGAGCTGTATAACGATCTATGGCACAAAGACCACCAAGATGGTAGGAAGACCACCACAAACTACGGTTTGGTCGGAGCTAATGAGTCATTAATAGTAGCCGCGAAGCACCTTAATCATCACAAAGCACGACTTAAGACTGCGATTGCAAATTTAAAAAAAAGTGAACTTCCTCAATTACATGAGCATCTGCATAAACGCTCTATAGCACTGGCAAATTCACTCAATCAAACAGGCCTTGCACGCTTGCACCTTAAACAGTGTTATCGACAGATTCCCCTCTTGGAAAGCCGCCCGGATAGTGTTCGCTTTAGTTGGTATAGCAGCGGCCGAAGCATCCGCAAACTCAGTGTTGAAGAAGCGATGGGTAGGCTGTTAAAACTGGATATATCACAGCCCCACATTCAAATTCAGCTAGAGAAATTATCAGCTTTGCACCAAGCTACACCATTGGCGCAAATACAACAGCAAGTACCCGTTATTCGAGCTAATTTTTCTTGGAAAACCACCGATAATCACTGGCAACGGCAAGCCAGAAACTGTCCTTTACCGATACTAATTCCATTAAATGAAGGTGATACTTTACCCGAACACAATATACTTCCTACCGAACCACCGGAACAAAGAAACAGAGCTTTAAGGTCGGACAGTAAAATTGACCCTACGCCTTTTTTAAGTAGCTTACGTATTCACCTCTACAGGAATTGA
- a CDS encoding PilZ domain-containing protein: MGQERRQFYRVEKDVALEVEVVSLEEVTRSIQPSQFEVSPYFELLAEVQELDKQQQDLIASIAQSHPEIAALFNLQAQKLDTITRTLASSGLKINHLTKQTINLSEGGMQCEVNNCKPGDYLAIKLIFSNPLLGVLLYGQVQRIISENTDSQKVAVAFYQMPESCRRLIAQRVLQAQTRHHDAI; this comes from the coding sequence GTGGGTCAGGAGCGTAGGCAATTTTATCGGGTAGAAAAGGATGTCGCACTGGAGGTAGAGGTCGTTTCTTTGGAGGAGGTAACTCGCTCTATCCAACCTTCTCAGTTTGAGGTATCCCCCTATTTTGAACTACTGGCCGAAGTGCAAGAGCTGGATAAACAACAGCAAGATTTGATTGCCTCAATAGCCCAATCCCATCCAGAGATTGCAGCCCTCTTTAACCTCCAAGCACAAAAACTGGATACCATTACTCGCACCTTGGCCAGCAGCGGTTTGAAAATCAACCATCTAACTAAGCAAACTATTAATCTGAGTGAGGGCGGGATGCAGTGCGAGGTTAATAACTGCAAGCCTGGGGATTATCTGGCAATCAAACTTATTTTTTCAAACCCTCTTTTAGGCGTTCTCTTATACGGTCAGGTTCAGCGGATTATTTCAGAAAATACCGACTCCCAGAAAGTCGCTGTAGCGTTTTATCAAATGCCAGAGAGCTGCCGTAGGCTTATTGCTCAACGGGTACTTCAAGCCCAAACTCGCCATCATGACGCGATTTAG
- a CDS encoding lipoprotein-releasing ABC transporter permease subunit, whose translation MFRPFSIYVGLRYTAAKRSNHFISFISLVSMLGLMLGVAALILVLSVMNGFDRELKNRILGMVPHASITGFDEPIEDWRTVAQTIETDGRVVATAPFIHAQGMLTNGGQVRGVVVQGVEPEAESKVSIVSQHMLNGQWDNLQSGEFGIVLGDLLARFLGVRMGDKVTLVLPEASISVAGVTPRLKRFTVVGIFSVGAELDGNLAYIHIDDAARLKRIKEGVEGVRITFTDLFKAPVAVREIGLTLDGYFMASDWTRTHGNLFQAIQMEKKMIGLLLFLIVFVAAFNIVSTLVMVVTDKKSDIAILRTLGATPSMIMRIFMVQGIVIGFVGTLIGTALGIVLALTVSDLVAGLERLMGIEFLSSDVYFINYLPSQLNWPDVGLIVAAALTISFLATLYPAWRASRTQPAEALRYE comes from the coding sequence ATGTTCAGACCTTTTTCTATATACGTTGGCCTGCGTTATACCGCCGCCAAACGAAGTAATCATTTTATCTCTTTTATCTCCCTAGTTTCGATGCTGGGGTTGATGTTAGGGGTTGCTGCATTGATTCTAGTACTTTCCGTTATGAACGGCTTTGATCGGGAGCTAAAGAATCGCATTCTTGGTATGGTTCCTCATGCCAGTATTACCGGTTTTGATGAGCCGATCGAAGATTGGCGCACGGTGGCGCAGACGATCGAAACGGACGGTCGAGTAGTCGCTACGGCTCCCTTTATTCATGCTCAGGGTATGTTGACCAACGGTGGTCAAGTCAGGGGTGTCGTTGTTCAGGGCGTTGAGCCTGAAGCAGAGAGTAAAGTTTCTATTGTTTCCCAGCATATGCTTAACGGCCAGTGGGATAACTTACAAAGCGGTGAGTTTGGCATTGTACTGGGAGATCTCCTAGCGCGCTTTTTGGGAGTGCGTATGGGTGATAAAGTAACCTTAGTGCTGCCAGAGGCTTCTATCAGTGTTGCGGGTGTCACGCCGCGCCTCAAGCGTTTTACGGTTGTTGGGATTTTCTCGGTAGGTGCCGAGCTTGATGGCAATCTAGCCTATATTCATATAGACGATGCTGCACGGCTCAAGCGTATTAAAGAAGGCGTTGAGGGCGTGCGTATTACCTTTACCGATTTGTTTAAAGCGCCGGTCGCTGTCCGGGAGATCGGTTTGACATTAGATGGTTATTTCATGGCCTCTGATTGGACGCGCACCCACGGTAATCTCTTTCAAGCGATTCAAATGGAAAAGAAGATGATCGGCTTATTGCTATTTTTAATCGTCTTTGTAGCGGCATTTAATATTGTTTCGACCTTGGTGATGGTGGTAACCGATAAAAAGTCGGATATTGCTATTTTGCGAACATTGGGCGCGACGCCCTCCATGATTATGCGCATTTTTATGGTGCAAGGTATTGTGATTGGTTTTGTGGGTACGTTGATTGGTACCGCCTTGGGTATTGTGCTGGCTTTAACGGTATCTGATCTTGTTGCCGGCTTAGAGCGTTTGATGGGGATCGAGTTTTTGTCCTCGGATGTATATTTCATCAATTACCTGCCTTCACAGCTGAATTGGCCTGATGTTGGGCTGATTGTAGCGGCGGCATTAACGATCAGCTTTCTTGCTACGCTTTACCCTGCGTGGCGTGCATCCCGAACTCAACCGGCGGAGGCGCTACGCTATGAGTAA
- the lolD gene encoding lipoprotein-releasing ABC transporter ATP-binding protein LolD yields the protein MSNQPVLLCESVGKTYTEAGSSLEVLKEIGLTVMQGERIAIIGSSGSGKSTLLNILGGLEAPTVGEVKVGGEALYEVSENKRAAIRNRQLGFVYQFHHLLPEFTAVENVAMPLLLGKEDIAIAQKKSIEILQAVGLGERLKHKPAQLSGGERQRVAIARALVTRPACVLMDEPTGNLDRNTASDVQQLMGQLNQELNTSFVIVTHDPELAHRMDRVLELKSGGLHRVD from the coding sequence ATGAGTAATCAGCCCGTATTGCTATGTGAGTCAGTGGGTAAAACCTATACGGAAGCGGGTTCCTCTTTAGAGGTCTTAAAAGAGATAGGTTTAACTGTGATGCAGGGTGAGCGGATCGCGATTATCGGCAGCTCCGGCTCAGGAAAAAGTACATTACTCAATATTCTGGGTGGCCTTGAAGCACCCACGGTCGGTGAAGTTAAGGTGGGCGGTGAGGCCCTGTATGAGGTAAGTGAAAACAAGCGTGCTGCTATCAGGAATCGCCAGTTGGGTTTCGTTTACCAGTTTCACCATCTGTTGCCAGAGTTTACCGCCGTCGAAAATGTAGCGATGCCGCTACTATTGGGTAAAGAAGATATTGCTATCGCCCAGAAAAAATCGATCGAGATATTACAAGCAGTAGGTTTAGGTGAGCGTCTGAAGCATAAGCCTGCCCAACTCAGTGGTGGTGAAAGGCAGAGGGTGGCGATTGCTAGGGCTTTAGTAACGAGACCAGCTTGTGTATTGATGGATGAACCAACGGGTAATCTTGACCGTAATACAGCCAGTGATGTGCAGCAACTGATGGGGCAATTAAACCAAGAGCTTAACACGTCATTTGTGATTGTGACTCATGATCCTGAATTAGCTCATCGGATGGATCGCGTGCTAGAGTTAAAGAGTGGGGGACTGCATAGGGTAGATTAA